ATATATTTAAATTCTCATGCATTGTTATTGGAGTTGTCACATAATATTTACAATCATATTTGCAAGCGCAAGAAATAAATTCACACTTTCTTGCTTGTTTATTACAATCATGTCCTTGTTGGTAATTCAATTCCATTGCTTCTACAACCATTTAGATCCTTCTAAAAATACATCTTTCAGTGTATTATAATATTCATATTTTCCTAATAAATCTATAATAGAAACAGGCATATTCTCGACAAACACGTACAAATAACGTCCACCATTTTCTCCGATCGTGTCGCGGGTGAGTCAGCGGCCGTCAGTGGGGTTGTGTCTCGGTAATTGTAGTACATGGTGCCTGTTTCACGGTCGGTTATTTCGCTGGAAAAACCTAGCGGATTGCGTGGGCACAAGAACCGCTTTCGATGACCATGCGACCATAGGGATCATACTCGTAGCTTGCCACGAGTCTTTCCGTTTCGTCGAGCATTTCCAACAGTATATAAAATCTACGCATTATTTCATAATGATAATCCATAATGCGTAGATTGTTGACACATATTCTCCTTTGATCAAGCCAATTATTGCCTGCAAAAGAGTTCTTTCTGAAAATCATTTATCCGATTTTCTCTCGGAGATATAAAACATTTCTCAAGAAATAACGAAATTTAGTTTATCCTGTTATTACATATTATTTATTTTATGTAAAAACTAACATCTTTCATTATAAATTCTGATTTTACATCGTATGTTTTCGGGATAATATTGTCCATATATGTTAAAAAACTTATTGTTTTTTTATCTGCATCAATGAGAAAAGATGGATGTAAATGCACTCTGTTGAAAATAGGACTAAAACATAGTAGTCTTGCATAATTTCCATAATCATGACTTTCCCATTTTTCTAAGTTCCATATATTAGACTCATCATCTGACGTACTTATTACTTGATTATTTAGTTTTTCAGAATCGAGAATAAATTTTGGATCAAAATAATATAATTTTTTATTCTTACAATCTAACATGTAAATTGCAGGATCAGAATAAAAATTCGATAAAAAGAATAAAAAATTATTTCTTAGATAAAAAATATCACAATCGTGAGAAATTTCAAAACTAAACTTATTGATTTTGCCATCACTATGATATAGTGATATACTATATTCAACTAAGCTCTCAATTTTTCTTTTTGTCAGTGTGCATGGATTTATCGGATTTGATATACTTAATGTTATTTTAGAATAGCAAATTTCTGTTAATAACATTATTGTAATAAAAATGCATAAGTATATTTTCATTAGTATTCTTTTGAATCATATTTACTATCTAGATCATCAATCAATCTTTTTGCTTCCATTAATCTATCTTCTACATATTTTCTCCAATATTCACAATCTTTTTTAGATTTATATTGTTTTTCGTATTTATAAAGTCAACAATGGAATTCCATACATCGATTGCATTATTTACGTGTACCATTTCATATTCATATGGTGTTTTTTTAAATTATATCTTGGATCAACGAGCCTACCGTATCCATAAAGACGTAAATATACTGTTTTTCATTTATTTTATTTATTTCAATATAGCATTTATTACATGATGTAATTCCGTATATTCCTGACAAACCCGTACAAATTATGTCCACCCTGCTCCCCGATGGGGTCGCGGGTGAGCCAGCGGCCATCAGTGGGGTT
This is a stretch of genomic DNA from Akkermansia sp. N21116. It encodes these proteins:
- a CDS encoding RHS repeat-associated core domain-containing protein; protein product: MYYNYRDYNPTDGRWLTRDPIGEQGGHNLYGFVRNIRNYIM